ATTGCTTAAAAACCGCAGCAGCCGCGATGCTTCCGCGTATTCGCGCTGCAGCGGATTGACGCAGCGCAGCAGCGGTTCGGCGTATACTTTCAAAACCGGAAGTTCATAGTCGAGCGCGGTGTTCAGCATGGCGTCCGCGTTGTCCTGAAACGGAAAGATGTGCAGACGCTCGCCTTTTTGGACACTGTCCCACATGGAAATGGTCGTCGCCGCCGACTTTCCGCGGAAGCGCGCGTCGCGCACGATTCTTCTGATCAGTCGGTTGTCGCTGGTCGGAATGCGGTTGTGATCGTCCAGATTCAGCTGGGTGAGCGCGGACAAATATATTTTGAATTTATATTCAGCCGGAATGAGCGGCGTCAGTTTATCGTTCAGGCCGTGTATTCCTTCAAGAATCAGTATGTCGTTGACGTCGAGCTGCAGCGTTTTGCCGTTGTAATAGCGGCGCCCGTCCGTAAAATCGTACGACGGCAGTTTTACCGCTTTTCCGTCGAACAGATCTATCAAATCCCGGTTCAGCTGCGCCACGTCGAGCGCTTCAAGACATTCATAATCGTAATTGCCGTTTTCATCTTTCGGTGTCAGTTCCCGGCCGACGTAGTAAGTGTCGAGTTCTATGATTTTCGGGCGATATCCGAGTGCCTTCAGCTGCAAGGATAATTTTTTGGACGTCGTCGTTTTTCCGGAACTGGAAGGACCTGCTATCAGAATTACTTTGACGTTTCCCCGGTCGCGGATCCGGTCCGCAATATCGGCGATGCATTTTTGCTGGAATATTTCCGCCGTGTCGATAAAATCGTTTACCGTCCGGTTGTGTATCAGTTCGTTCAGCGACGCGGCCGACGTAACGTCGAGCTGTTTTCCCCATTTTTTATAGCGCGAATATACGGCGAACAGTTGGGGGATATCTTCAAAAACCGGCAGACAGTCGGGCTGTGCTGTCGCCGGAAAACGCAGCAGGAATCCCTCGCCGTAGGGCATAAGATCGAACGCTTTTATTTTTCCGGTCGTATCGAGCAGCGGCCCGAAGTACTGATCGGAAAAGGAACCGAGCGTGTTTACGGCAATTTTCGGCGGACAGATATAGTTGAGCTGTTTGCGCGTTTCGGTCAAGCCGAGCGATTCGAAAAGCGCCGCCGCGTCGCGGTACGACACGGTATCCGTCTCGATCGGCTGGTTCCATGCGATAATCCGCTGCATTTCCGCTTTGAGCGCGGCGATGTCTTCCGCGCCGGGCGTCTTTTCAGTTTCAAGGGTATAGTAATATCCGTAGCCGAGACTGTGGCCGACGAGCAGTCTGGTTCCCGGAAAGCACTCGTGGGCGGCGGCGGCCAAAATGAAGCAGAGCGTGCGCCGGTAGATGGCCGAGCCGTCGCGTGAACCGGATACGACCGGTTCCAGTACGGCGTTTACGTCCAGTACGGTGTTCAGTGCACGAATTTCATTATTTATGCGGACGGCGAATACCGTTTCGGGATCGCAGTCGAATGTCTGCGTAAAATCAAGCGCGCGCACACCTGCGGCGGCCGTAACTTTCTTACCTGAAGGAAGCGTCAACTCTATTCTTTTCATGAAATACAGTATAACGCTTCCGGCCGTCTTCCGCAAGGTTTTTCGTTTTCCGCCGTTTCCTGCCGTTGATTTGACAGTCGGCGCTCTTTATCGTATAGTAATGGCATGAGAATTGCAATGTTTTCGGATTGTTATTATCCTCGGATCAACGGGGTTGTCATTTCAGTTCAGTCGTATGCCAGAGAGTTGATCAACCGGGGACATTCGGTCTGCGTTGTAAGCGTCGAATATCCGGAAGAATACATATACGGAAACGATCATTCGGATAATATCGACAGTCCGAATTTTTCGGTGATCAGAATTCCTTCCCATGCGATCATTTTTTCAAAAGAAGACCGGATTGCCCGGCTCGAAAAGTGGTTTTTTATCAAAAAAAAGATGGACGAGTTCGCGCCCGACGTAATACATTTGAACAGTGAATGGCTGGTCGGCTATTTCGGCGCCATGTATGCGCGGCATCGGAAAGTTCCGTGCGTGTTTACTTTTCATACGATGTGGGAAGATTATATTCAGAATTACGCGCCGCTTTTGAACAGTATGATATCACATAAGATCGGGCGGGATCTGGTTAAATTTTATTTGAAAAGTGCGAATCATATTTTGGCTCCGACGCCGCGTATTGCGGACACGGTTCGTGAATACGGTGTAGAAACGCAGGTGGAACTGCTGCCGACCGGAATTCCCGAGTCGCTGTTTGAATATGATAAAGACCGATTGGATTCCGTTAAGACCGATCTGTTCGCTAAAAATCCGCGGCTGGCCGGCAAAAAAATATTGCTGTTCGCCGGCCGGATAGCGAAAGAAAAAAATCTCGATTTTCTTGTGCCCGTTCTGAAACGGGTGCGGGAATTGCTTGCTGCCGATTCAACGCACGACGGTTCCGATGCGGCGCTGCTTATCGCCGGCGACGGTTTGTATATGCCCGATTTTAAGGCGCTGGTTGAAAAAGAGCAGCTGGCCGACAACGTTTTTTACGTCGGATATGTGAGCCGTCAGACGCTTGCGTATTTGTACACGGTGGCGGACGTGTTCACGTTTCCGAGCAAGACGGAAACGCAGGGGCTTGTGACCGCCGAAGCGATGGCGGCGGGCCTGCCGGTCGTGGCAATCGGCGAAATGGGAACTGTGGACGTCATGCAGGGCGATCACGGCGGCTTTATGGTCCCGGAGGATACGGAACTGTTTTCTCAGCGGGTTGCGGATCTGCTTACGGATTCCGCTTTGTATTCAAATAAAGTGGTGGAATGCAAATTGTGGAGCAAGCAGTGGATGATAACTTCCCTGACTGACCGGCTGGAAAAAGCCTATACGACGTGTATCGAAAGATATGGAAAAAAATAGCCGGCAGCGTACGTGCGGCCGTGTATGAAAAAATCCGCCCGCCGTGTTCTGTTTGTCCGGAACACGGCGTTGAGTGCGCGCTTTCGGGAACGTACCGGTTTTTCTGATCGTCGGGAGGGGCGTCTATCCTGCGAACGTCTGCGCGACGTAGTCGCGGGCGGCGAAGCGTTTGATTTCGCGGTTTTCATACGCAAGGCGGACGAGTTCGTCTATTTCGAGCCGGGCGTACAGTTGCTGCGCTTCCGCTCGGTTTGCCCGCAGAACCGGATGTTTAGGTGAAAATAACACGCAGCAGTCTTCGTACGGCAGGATGGACGTTTCGTACGTACCGATATATTTTGCCGTTGCGATGATTTCTTCTTTATCAAGACCGACGAGCGGCCGAAGCAGCGGGTACGCGCAGGCGGATTCGGTGACGGTCATGTTCTGTATCGTCTGACTTGCAACCTGTCCGAGACTTTCACCGCTTATGAGACAGTCGGCGCGGATCCGGTCGGCGAGCAGATTCGCCGCGCTCATCATGCACATGCGCAGGAGCAGCGTACTGAACGCTTCCGGCGCCCGCTCTTTTATACGCATCTGAACGTCGGTGAACGGAATGATGTTGATGTGCGTGTCCACACCGTACTGTGCGATAATCCGCGCCAGATCTTCGACCTTTTGCTGCGCTTCCGCCGACGTGTACGGATATGCGTGAAAATATACGCAGTCCACTTTCATGCCGCGCCGCATCATGCGGTAGCCGGCGACGGGGGAGTCGAGGCCGCCGGACAGCAGCAGCAATCCTTTGCCGCCCGTCCCGACGGGAAGACCGCGGCACGCTTTGTTACGGTCGCAGTATACGAAACACCGGTCGCGGATTTCTATTCTGATGACGACGTCGGGGCGGTGTACGTCCACGTCCAGAATTCCGGCGTCGAATACGTCCGCGGCGGCTTCACAGCTGATTTCATACGAATTGAGCGGAAACGACTTTTCGGCGCGGCGCGTTTCGATTTTGAACGTTTTAGCCCCTTCGGCTTTCGCTGCGAGCGCTTCGGCGTAGGCTGCCTTTTTTATCGCTTCGATATTTTTTTCACATACCGTCGTTTTGGCCCATCCGGTGATTCCGATCAGATGTTTAAGCGTAAATTCTATCGCGGGACACGATTCTTCGGGCCCTTCGATATAAAGCCGGCCGGCGCAGAGTCTGACGGTTGCCCGTACGGTTTCGAGATATAAACGGGCGTTTTCTACAAGACGTTTTTCAAATTCTTTTAAATTGGAACCTTTCAGCGTTAATTCGCCCAATTTGGCAAGATATGTGGTATACTCGGACATACGCAGAGTGTACCGTATTTTTTTTGCTCTGTAAACAGCCGTTCACCGCCGTTTTGCGGAACGTTTTCAGGCTGCGTGTTCCGTTGGTGTTCGGTTTTATATATTGCATTATGACAAAATATGTGATATTGTAATTTTACTAATTTCTTTTGGAGGCGTCCATGGCTGTTAAAAAATCGGGTATCGATACGAGTGTCGGAAAAAATCTGCCGCTGCTGCTGCGTTCCCGCGTCGTGTCCTGTCCGGATACTGTTTTGCAGGCTTCAAAAAACAGTGCGGGTGTGTTTGAACTGTTCAGTTATAAACAAGTGTATGAAAAAGTGATAGAATTTGCCCACGCGCTGAAGGAATTCGGTATCGTTCGCGGCGACGCGGTCGCGCTCATTTCGGACAATCGCCGTGAATGGTTTATCACCGATATGGCGCTTCTTTCACTCGGAGCGGCCGACGTTCCGCGCGGCTGTGATTCCATGGGATCCGAAATCCGGTTTATCATTTCATATGCGGAGTGCCGCACCGGTTTTTTTGAGACGGAGCGTCAGTTGTGCAAAGTGCTGGAAAAACGGGAAGAAGTTCCGCTGCTTGAAAACGCCATTCTGTTCGAGCCGGTTTCCGCCGAAACGGCGGTGCGCGCACAGGAATCGG
This sequence is a window from Treponema brennaborense DSM 12168. Protein-coding genes within it:
- a CDS encoding nucleoside kinase → MKRIELTLPSGKKVTAAAGVRALDFTQTFDCDPETVFAVRINNEIRALNTVLDVNAVLEPVVSGSRDGSAIYRRTLCFILAAAAHECFPGTRLLVGHSLGYGYYYTLETEKTPGAEDIAALKAEMQRIIAWNQPIETDTVSYRDAAALFESLGLTETRKQLNYICPPKIAVNTLGSFSDQYFGPLLDTTGKIKAFDLMPYGEGFLLRFPATAQPDCLPVFEDIPQLFAVYSRYKKWGKQLDVTSAASLNELIHNRTVNDFIDTAEIFQQKCIADIADRIRDRGNVKVILIAGPSSSGKTTTSKKLSLQLKALGYRPKIIELDTYYVGRELTPKDENGNYDYECLEALDVAQLNRDLIDLFDGKAVKLPSYDFTDGRRYYNGKTLQLDVNDILILEGIHGLNDKLTPLIPAEYKFKIYLSALTQLNLDDHNRIPTSDNRLIRRIVRDARFRGKSAATTISMWDSVQKGERLHIFPFQDNADAMLNTALDYELPVLKVYAEPLLRCVNPLQREYAEASRLLRFLSNFSPIPASNVPGRSIIREFIGGSDFKY
- a CDS encoding glycosyltransferase, which translates into the protein MRIAMFSDCYYPRINGVVISVQSYARELINRGHSVCVVSVEYPEEYIYGNDHSDNIDSPNFSVIRIPSHAIIFSKEDRIARLEKWFFIKKKMDEFAPDVIHLNSEWLVGYFGAMYARHRKVPCVFTFHTMWEDYIQNYAPLLNSMISHKIGRDLVKFYLKSANHILAPTPRIADTVREYGVETQVELLPTGIPESLFEYDKDRLDSVKTDLFAKNPRLAGKKILLFAGRIAKEKNLDFLVPVLKRVRELLAADSTHDGSDAALLIAGDGLYMPDFKALVEKEQLADNVFYVGYVSRQTLAYLYTVADVFTFPSKTETQGLVTAEAMAAGLPVVAIGEMGTVDVMQGDHGGFMVPEDTELFSQRVADLLTDSALYSNKVVECKLWSKQWMITSLTDRLEKAYTTCIERYGKK
- the thiI gene encoding tRNA uracil 4-sulfurtransferase ThiI — translated: MSEYTTYLAKLGELTLKGSNLKEFEKRLVENARLYLETVRATVRLCAGRLYIEGPEESCPAIEFTLKHLIGITGWAKTTVCEKNIEAIKKAAYAEALAAKAEGAKTFKIETRRAEKSFPLNSYEISCEAAADVFDAGILDVDVHRPDVVIRIEIRDRCFVYCDRNKACRGLPVGTGGKGLLLLSGGLDSPVAGYRMMRRGMKVDCVYFHAYPYTSAEAQQKVEDLARIIAQYGVDTHINIIPFTDVQMRIKERAPEAFSTLLLRMCMMSAANLLADRIRADCLISGESLGQVASQTIQNMTVTESACAYPLLRPLVGLDKEEIIATAKYIGTYETSILPYEDCCVLFSPKHPVLRANRAEAQQLYARLEIDELVRLAYENREIKRFAARDYVAQTFAG